TGGAGACCCTGCAGGTGGGCTATCTCCACGCGGTCGCCGCCGCCTCCGGGTGCTCGCTGGCGCAGCCCTTCCCGGACAACGGAATCGACTGGCACGTCAGCCATGGCGCGCCCGGCCACACCGTCGACGACGAGGTGACCATCAAGGTGCAGCTCAAATGCACCTACCAGACCGCCCCGCGCCCGCCGGGGCCCACGTTCCCTTTCACGCTCGACAACGACCATCTGGTGAAGCTGGCCCGTACGCCCGTGTCGGTGCACAAGATCCTGGTCGTGATGCTCGTGCCGCGTACCCAGGACGAGTGGCTGCGGGCCTCCCACGACCGTCTCGAACTGCGGCACTGCTGCTACTGGATCAACCTGGCCGGCCACCCGGTGACCGGCCGGCGCAGGACCACCGTGCGGATCCCGACCACGCGGATCTTCGACGACCGAGCG
The sequence above is a segment of the Streptomyces lydicus genome. Coding sequences within it:
- a CDS encoding DUF4365 domain-containing protein translates to MTLAQPEPGGLLPRHSTPQRGGLATTACMETLQVGYLHAVAAASGCSLAQPFPDNGIDWHVSHGAPGHTVDDEVTIKVQLKCTYQTAPRPPGPTFPFTLDNDHLVKLARTPVSVHKILVVMLVPRTQDEWLRASHDRLELRHCCYWINLAGHPVTGRRRTTVRIPTTRIFDDRALCEIMTRVGAGGRP